Below is a window of Bos javanicus breed banteng chromosome 6, ARS-OSU_banteng_1.0, whole genome shotgun sequence DNA.
ACTAGAGTGCATGATGAAATTGTTCCCCAAACTTTGGGAAAAAATGCATATGCAACCAAAGTATCACAAGGGCATTATTTCATCCAATTGCCCCATTTGTGGTCTCAAGGCaatagctaaataatattctcTAAGGTTAACCTCCTTGGGGTTTTGGTGGCATATATATGTGACAGTTTGATGTTATGGTTCAGCTTTTTTGGTGTCCTTTTCTCAGTCCTTTTCAagtctgaatatatttttaataaattataagagaaattcattttctgaaatattcattgCAATATACTCTAGATTCCTGTTAACTATTTTTCAGACTTAttactgccttatgatccagcaaccccactgctgggcatacacactgaggaaaccagaagggaaagagacacgtgtgccccaatattcattgcagcactgtttataatagccaagacatggaagcaacctagatgtccatcagcagatgaatggataagaaagctgtggtacatatacacaatggagtattactcagccattaaaaataatacatttgaatcagttctaatgaggtggatgaaactggagcctattatacagagtgaagtaagccagaaggaaaaacataaatacagtatactaacacatatatatggaatttagaaagatggtaacaataacccggtgtacgagacagcaaaagagacactgatgtatagaacagtcttatggactctgtgggagagggagagggtgggaagatttgggagaatggcaatgaaacatgtaaaatatcatgtaggaaatgagttgccagtccaggttcggtgcacgatgctggatgcttggggctggtgcactgggacggcccatagggatggtatggggaggcaggagggaggagggttcgggatggggaacacatgtatacctgtggcggattcattttgatatttggcaaaactaatacaattatgtaaagtttaaaaataaaataaaattagaaaaaaaatgacttctcAGCATAAATTTTCCTGGAATCCATTGAACTTAGAAAAGAAGCTTTATTAAATGAGCCAGTCAAATTCTTCTACACTCAGGtgagttgatttttatttcactttaaaaggAATATAATATGTTCCTAATATGCTCCATTAATCTTTGCAGGAGGCAAACAAGCACATGTATAAATCTACCTGCCAGGTTACCTGTTTAGTTGACTAGAAGTCTTTGATTATTTATCTTTCACTACATTTATTATTGTTCACCATGCTACATCACaaggaaattttttgttttttctggatcACAATATTTTCATTCCCTTTATTCATACAAACTTTAATAATAAACAAGAACTATAAGTTGCCATTTGTGCTTATATGGATTATATCCTGGAATAATGCTCTAAGAAACAAATTGAGGCtgagattttataattttatagtttctaaaaTGCCTGTTACAGGACTGAGCGCATAGTGGGTCTGCAATGGGAAAAATATTCCAGGATAATTGCacagaaaagaagataaatactATGCACAGCACCTGTGCTCACAGCTGAGCATGGCTGACACTTCATGGACTACATGGGTGATTGGGAACATTGGCCCCAAGCCTGTTGACAAGTACAGAGTGTGGGAGGTGGAGTGAAAAGTTACACGTGTGGAAAAGGAGTGTGGGGAAGACGGAACCAGTGTGCATCAGAAATTGTATTCATCTTTGGTGAAGATTTCCCTTTCAACCCTGGACTATTCAAACTTTGTTACCATAGACATAGGGAACACATCCTGACTTTTTGAAAAAGTGTTTTCAGTTAGAGAACATGTACTCTATGATTTGTATGTTAAATTGAAACATACTTTCAGGGAATCAGGAATTAATCACATGTTTAAGAATGTAAAGGAATAACTGAATAAAAAGAGTGGGGGAATATGTGAATGACATAGTTATACATGTACAGGAAATCTTGAAGTGTTATATGTGTTCTTGGAGTATAAAGTTATAAAACCTGAGTGAAAATAACAGTGTTTACTTTCAACTCCTAATGAGATATAGAATTTTTAGAGAAGTCTATGTGGAATGACTTCCCTTTATACTGAGTACCATTTCAGATTTTGCTAAGAATTTAGGAAGTGGctttgaaaagaatgaatttaatGTCAGAAAAAGACAGTAGAGGCATTTTGGAGGGAAAGaggctaattaaaaaaataataataattcaatgCACTCTTTTTCCCCATAAGTACTCTCATTCTatgcctaggtcaggaagatcccctggaggaaggcatgacagcccttccagtgttcttgcccagagaatctcatggacagaggaacctggcaggctacagtccatggagttgcaaaaacgTCTGACAGTACTGAGGGAATAACATtatatttcattcaaattttGCTTCAAATTTCTCTGAAtcaacttttatattttgtccacaGGAACCAAGAAAATCAGAGTGCTAAAGTCACTTTCATTCTCTTGGGCTTCTCAGAATATCCAGAACTCCAGACCCCCCTTGTCCTGTTATTCTTAACCATCTACTCTGTCACTGTGCTGGGGAACCTGGGCATGATCCTAATTATCAAGATAAATCCCAAACTCGACACCCCTGTGTACTACTTCCTCAGACATTTGTCCTTCGTTGATCTCTGTTGCTCAACAGTAGTTACACCCAAGCTACTAGAAAACTTGATTGTGGAAGACAGAACCATCTCCTTTACAGGATGCATCATGCAGTTCTTCTTTGCCTGCATATTTGTGGTGACAGAGACATTCCTGCTGGCCGTGATGGCATATGACCAATTTGTGGCCGTTTGCAACCCTCTTCTCTACACAGCTGTCATGTCCCAGAAGCTTTGTTCCTTATTGGTGGGTGCATGATACTCTTGGGGTATAGTCTGTTCCCTGACTCTTACCCACTTTTTATCTGAATTGTCCTTTAGAGGAAATAATATCATAAATAACTTTGTGAACACATGGCCATTGTTGCTGTTTCCTGCTCTGACCCCTACATTAGCCAGGAGATCATTTTAGTCTCTGCCACGTTTAATGAAATAAGCAGCCTGATAATTATTCTCACctcctatgttttcatttctatcacTGTCCTGAAGATGCCTTCAACTGGGGGACGccacaaagccttctccacctgtgcctcccacctGACTGCCATTACCGTCTTCCACGGGACCATCCTTTTCCTCTACTGTGTTCctaactccaggagttcatgGCTCATGGTCAAGGTGGCCTCTGTCTTTTACACAGTGGCCATCACCATGCTGAACCCAGTGATCTACAGCCTCGGGAACAAAGATGTGAAAGAGACTGCTTAGGAAGCTAGTCAATACCAAATTATTATGTCAATGAATGTAAAACGGCTTagatttgctttttcatttacaaGAGCACTGTGGAGAACTGTCCAAGTTTTGTAGCATTTTTAATACCATTTCAAATTCCAATTTTAGGAAGGAAATTTAGGAAGGAAAGCAGTGCACACATTTAACGTAATTCCAATTTAGGAAGAGAAACAGTGCACACATTTAACGTAATTCCAATTTAGGAAGGGAAACAGTGCACACATTTAACGTAATTCCCTTGTTGATACATCGTTCAACCACTTTAGTAAACTGTAGAGACttagcaataaaataataaataacacctAATTAAAGCCTAGACTATTTAAATCTCTAGATAAAGTGTTTGTCATGTAAAGATTTCTGAGTAAAGACACATTACCATTTGGCTGTTCAGgtgagtcttctctttttcttttctttaagtcaTTGTAAGTCATTGAAGAATGGATTTGAGTTGTCATGAAAGTTTATAGTTAACCATGAGGGAGTTACATCAGTTGAATCATAGTAATTAAGAGTTGTTCAACACTAAGACACTAAAGTTAAAAGACAttcctgtgcttagttgctcagttatgtctgactctttacaattctatgggctttagcctgccaggctcctgtgtccatggaaagaatactggagttggtagccattctgttctccaggggatctgcatgACCAGTAATCAaacatatgtctcctgcattgcaggtagattctttaccatctaaggtaccagggaagcctaaatttaaaggatatatttatttaacaccACATAGAAAGAATTGGTACATTATAAGTGCAAAGAAGTCATGTCTCTGCCCCCACAAAGTCCTGAGTATGATTTGTAAAATTCTACttgttaatataaaatttatttgttctttgtacataaaccatcaaaaataaaattaagaaatgcaCACTTCAGAAATAGTTCCAGCTAAATCTAAAATAGTCTTTCATGTCAAtcaaattacatataaaatagctATTGCTGTACAATGATAACAGAGAACTTCGTTGGTAAGTAACATTAATGGTGGATTGAATGGGGGCCCTGCTAATACCAATTAGAGCATCTTGGTTAACCTGATTTAATTTTGCCCAACTAGCAaactcatggacttccctggtggctcagatgataaagaatccacttgcaatgcaggagactttggttctatccctgggtggggaagatcccctggagaaagggagggcaacccactccagtatccttgcctggagaatcccatgacagaggagcctggtgggcttcagtccacggagttacaaagattcagacatgactgagcaactaaaacacttCACAGTAAACTCACATCCAGTCTAAGGAGTGAATTCTATGTGctgtggtgcttcccaggtggcactagtggtaaagaacctgcctaccaatgcaggagatgtaggagacatgggctcaattcctggattgggaggatcctctggaggagggcatgacaacccattccagtattcttgcctggagaattccatagacagtgaagcctggtgggctacagtccatagagtggcaAGGAATcaaacaccactgaagcgacttagcatgcacacatgacttGATATCACATGtacccagcccctcctccctagACTCTACTATCACATAAGATATATATTATCTGCCAGAAATTGGGGGGAAAGCCTAACATCTCTTtgtgaaagactatttttttcCCTGCTAAGCATTTTATCTAATAGTAATTCTATGTTCATCCATGTGAGAAGAACCGCCAAACTTATTCTACAGTGTCTGTAGCATTTTAGATTCCCAAGCATAATATATAACTCTTCTGGTTGCTTCATATCCTTGCTAATCATTGCTATTATGTACTTTTATTATAGCAAATCCAGTGGATATAAATTGATATCTCATCATGacattgatttgcattttcctaataactAAATATGTTGAGAATATTTTCACATGCTTGTTGGACATTTGTAAATTTTGTGTTGTACCTGATTTGACTTTTTGTCtgtattgtttcttttctgtatcttttcttttcactttattgataatgtttttaatatacaaatattttaaattttgaggaaGTACAATttagcaatttatttatttatttattgtcactCATGATTTTGTTTCCCTATTTAAGAATCTACTGCCAAATTCAAGGGCATGAAATGTAAGGCCTGTGTTTTTcttgtaagagttttatagtttatgctCTTTCATTCAGGTCCTTGTTCACTTTCTGAGTTAACTGTTGTATATAATATGAGGCAAGTGTCCAATCCCGTAATTTTACTTGTGAATGCCCAATTGTCCTGGCATCATTTATTTGAAGAAGaatctattctttctcaaatgaATATTAAGAGAATCACAACCTCAGAAGCACCATGATGATGTCGTGAGGTATGAGTTGGGAGAAATCAGAGCCCATATAGGGCACAGCTGCCCAgtcaaaatgtattttgaatcTTCCATTAGTGAGAAATaagcttgttgttattgttgttcagtcactaagtcttatccgagtctttgccaccccatggactgcagcacaccaggcttccctgcccttcactgtctcctggagtttgctcacactcatgtccattgagtcagtgatgctatctgaccatctcatcctctgctgctctcttctccacTAGCCTTCAATCATtctcagcatcacggtcttttccagtgagttagctcttcatgtcaggtggccaaagcactggaccttcagcttcagcatcagtccttccaatgaatattcagggtcgatttccttcaggattgactggttggatcttgctgtccgaaggactctcaggagtcttccccagcaccacaatttgaaagaacaattcttcagcactttgtcttctttatggtccagctctcacatccatacctgactactggaaacactatggttttgactatatggacttttgactatatggactatatgccaacttttgttggcaaagtgacgtttCTGGTTTCAAATGTGCTGCctagttttgtcataactttcctcccacgGAGCaagtgcattttaatttcatgggtgcagtcaccataaagcaatgattttggagcctaagaaagtaAAATCTTTCACTGCTTGCACTTCAGCTCCTTCTGCatcaagttattattatttttaacctgTGTCCTTAAAGCCAAGTTGGGTAGTTACCAAAATTAGTGAAAATATCATCCttttcataaagatatttttagaaaacatatcatccaaaatttctttttagattcagtaataaatataaacatctgagAACATTCTATATTTGAAAAGCCAATGGAATCTGTTTTCTATCAATAGAATCAATagtgtaaaaatgaaataaagtttatagtacaaatattgtaaagtataaatagtaaatattgtaaagtataaaCAGTATAATTATAATTTAGCAGCCATATGTTTAGAaacataagaatatatatatatagcttcataagaaaattttaaaaattaaatgtggattaatgaaagataaatatattggTGTATAATTTCCCCTTGtggatttatgtattttatatccacatagatttttttaatggtgttttttaatttttaagattaaatgagtaaaGTTGATAATACAAATGCCCCAAGGCTTTAGGGAAATAATATACAATCAGTACACCACCTGGGACAGAGTTCAGAGTTAAAATGTAATTAGTTGAATTGCAGTCATCAAGGCAGTACCTCAGTTATATTCTCTAGTTTTCACATGCCTAAGGTCATGGTGGTATATATTTGTGATACAGTTTGGTGCCAGGATTTACTTTTCAGGCTTGATCTTatctttggtatctctgagtttTCTTAACAGGTTGGAAAATCATaaagtatgaaataaataatgaaaaatactgGGCACTTTTACTACCCTTTTCAGGTGTGTTTCTATTAAGTCCTAAGCAGCAGCATTGCTGAAGTTCATTAATCTTAGCAAAGAGTTCTTCACTAAATGACTCATTCAAGTTCTTCTGTATTTAGGTGAGTTGACTCATGtctcttttgttttacttaaaaaagaaaatacaaagatctAGTAATCTTTGTAGGAGACAGACACATGTGTAGAACAAGGTGTGCACAAAGAACCATGTTTTGGTTGAGAAGGTTTATGGAGTTATATTccaattctttctttcaaataattGCTATCCTAGTTTTCTCACTGGGTATCAATGTCAAAAGAAGGCCCACAAAGTGGGCCTTGTCTTCAAGATTTTCCTGtaattttctagaaataaagTGACAGTAACAgccatatttataaataatagggatatcagatcagatcagtcgctcagtcgtgtccgactgtttgcaaccccatgaatcacagcacgccaggcctccctgtccatcaccatctcccggagttcactgactcacgtccatcaagtcagtgatgccattcagccatctcatcctctgtcgtccccttctcctcttgcccccaatccctctcagcatcagtcttttccaatgagtcaactcttcacatgaggtggccaaagtactgaagtttcagctttagcatcattccttccaaagaaatcccagggccgatctccttcagaatggactggttggatctccttgcagtccaagggactctcaagagtcttctacaacaccacagttcaaaagcatcaattcttcagcactcataaCCTACAGTAATTGTGAGTGATAAATATGCAAGTTTGTCTGTATATAGAGGGGATGAAACAATGAGTCATGTCTATAAAAGAAGGtggcaaaataaagcaaacatcataagaaagaataaaatggggaaataaattataaagaaataggcATGTACTATATAGCAGAGCTTGATAAATCCACCTTTACTAAGAAGGATGTATTAGTGATAATGAGGTTGAATTTATAGATCTAAGCAGTTTTTGGAAAAGTCATACTGAAGAATGTTAATGTTATACATTtgctattaacatttatttagaatCTTAAAGTCACTGTTACATTAAACAATCATGGAAAATTATTCTCATAATCTTGCACAGAgcattttaaattgaaggaatGTGGCTGGAATAATAGTCATAATCAATCTTTGCAGTGCTGAGACCTTACAAAGTATTGTTACAGAGGGTCTGTTGTGAACATGGTCCTTGGAAGGTATCTTTCTTACAAGTTCATCATGTGGGAATCAGAGAAAGCTATAGTGTGGTGAGAAAACCTAGAGGAAAATAAGGAAAGGTGCATCTTAAACCAAGTGTTCTAATGAAATTCTACAGTGTTTCTATTGTGTGGCTTCCAGAAGAAGGGATTTCTGCATTGTCTTCCCCAATGTGTCCACCAGTTGATAGATGTCCATGCTTGTGCTGGATTTTCACAAACATATCAGGTGTTTGAAATCATAACAATTATTCATAGTTCTGATATATAAAAAGGTAAATATCTGTTATACCATGTCTTACAGCATTTGAATTCATTATTGAAGTATCTAGTTCCAATCTagtgatttaaaatttatattactatTCTTATCTTACTATAGAGGAAAAGTTACTGATTATTGTGATCAGTAATAATCAAGAAATATTCTGGTGTCCCATTTGAAATAGGTGTTTTCCAGCcacttttctttggaaggactaaaaACTTAATTCAAAATGGCAGAGTATATATTTGATCCATTCTGAGGCCTATATGCTTTCTCCAGTACTTTCACAGTTCTTATTTTTGTCACCCAAACTCCAAAATCTGCtacaatggaaagaaatgagTTTCCTGTTCAATATTGTTTCAACTATTATCACAGGAAGCATAGctcatattttgttttgaaacttCTGATGAATAATACAATTGGCTATGAAgaatacatttaaacattttcaaaattagttCAAGATAAGTGAAAAAGTTTAGTATGTCTTATAGCATAGCTCCAGAATGGGTTGAGAATTTGGAATAACTAGGAATAAGAAAGGAATTGAAAGGAGATACAACAAccaagaaaatattatattaactGTTTTGCAGAGATGTTACCATTATACAAATTAGCATATAAGTTAATTGTCTCATAGCTCAGGAGGTGAGGCAGGTAAGAAACTGTGGAACCTAAAGACATGTTTTTCTCCAATACATGTAATTGGATTGTATATATCAGGTGTTTTCACACAACTCAGAGTCACTCAAAGACAATGTCTCCTGAAAGCAGCTGATAATAATgagttttattatttgaaataaagcagGACCTAATCTGTTTTAGTTCTTTGTTTCTGAAGATTATAcacaatgaaaattattattggctgtataattgacatacaagtgaacattagcatttgaaataaagcagaagtatagcATTTACAGAAACACTGTAAACAGAGACCCAGTGAGTTTTGCAACACATTTTCTATTCTCTCGCCTATTTCAAAGTTTAGTTTTTACTCTTCTGGATCAACATTGATACTTTGTCCACAGGAACCAGGCAAACCAGAGTGCTAAGGTCACTTTCATTCTCTTGGACTTCTCAGAATATCCTCAGCTCCAGCTGCCCCAGTTCCTGGTCTTCTTGACCATCTACACAGTCACTCTGCTGGGGAACCTGGGCATGATCCTGATAATGAAGTCCAGTTCCAGGCTCCACACGCCCAGGTATTTCTTTCTCAGCCATTTATCCTTCATTGATTCCTGTTACTCGACAGTAGTTACACCCATGCTACTAGAAAACTTGGTTGTGGAAGACAGAACCATCTCCTTCACAGGATGCCTCATACAATTCTTCTTTGTCTGCATATTTGTGGTGACAGAGACATTCCTGTTGGCAGTGATGGCATATGACCAATTCATGGCCGTTTGTAACCCTCTTCTCTATGCTGTTGTGATGTCCCAGAAGCTTTGTTCCTTGTGGTTGTCTGCATTATACTCTTGGAGTATAGCCTGTTCCTTAATATACACATACGTTTTATCAAGGTTATCCTTTTGTGGGACTAAGTTCATAAATAACTTTGTCTGTGAGCATGCAGCCATTGTTGCTATTTCCTGCTCTGACCCCTACATTAACCAGGAGATCATTTTAGTCTCTGCCACATTCAATGAAGTAAGCAGCCTGATGATTATTCGCACctcctatgttttcatttttatcactgtCTTAAGGATGCTTTCGACTGGGGGGTGCCACAAAGTCTtctccacctgtgcctcccacctGACCACCATTACCATCTTCCATGGGACCATCATTTtcatctgctgctgttgctgctaagtcgcttcagtcgtgtccgactctatgtgaccccatagactggacaatgcagcccaccaggctccgccgtccctgggattctccaggcaagaacactggagtgagttgccaattccttctccaatacatgaaagtgaaaagtgaaagtgaagttgctcaatcgtgtccaactcttagcgaccccatggactgcagcccaccaggctcctccatccatgagattttccaggcaagagtactggagtggggtgccattgccttctccatccttttcCTCTATTGTGTTCCTAACTCCAGAAGTTCATCGCTCATGGTCAAGGTGGCCTCTGTCTTTTACACAGTGGTtatccccatgctgaacccagtGATCTACAGCCTCAGGAACAAAGATGTGAAAAAGTCAGTGAAGAAATTATTCAACATTAAATTGTTCTGTGATAAAATGTAAAGCTAGAAAGATTTTTTGAGAGTAAGAGTTTCTCAATAGCAAATAGAATCATGAACCTATTTTAACCTTGCAATTGACAGGCCAATTTCTGttcactcttttattttattaaagtaactttaaaattacaaataaaaatagaaataaaaaactacTTCAACTAAAAGTTTGATACAAACATTGAAttgtaattttttgtgtgtataataTCTGACCTTGTATTTGTCCTGGTTAAATTTCAGTTTAATTCAAGTCATGTGAACTACAGGACTTTTAAAAGGATCTGAAGAGTTATAGCCTACAGTAAGGAAGTTTACATCTTAATATAAAAGTAGTACATTGAGAGCTGCTCAGCATAAAACTCTAAGTATCTTAAGACTTTATTAATCCCATGAGAAACATTTTGGCTTTGGAAGATTCCCAGGCAAACAAAGACAAATTTGAAATATATCTAACTTAAATAGTTCATAATATGGTATAGTTTAAATATAGTTGCTAATATAACCAGATATAAATTATTCTCTATGTGCTAGtgcaagaaaatgatacaaatgttgGAGATATAGTGTATATCTATCACTTAAGTTTTTCCATGTACATCATTGtggttgtacattttaaaatgtatttatctatCTCTTTTACTAGAAATTTTACTTAGGTAATTTTCGATTCAATTTAAGTTACAGTATCTTTAAACCAGTTCTCCCATGATAGTATAACAACCAACAAATTATGATTTAGTGTACAGATTTCAGTAAAGCATTAGCTATTCattcatgaaaaaagaaacatttatgaaCTCCAGTAGGTTGCAACAACAGCTATTCTTAAATAGTGACTTTACTGAGGCAGCTCTGCTGATATGAGGCAGGTCACTCGAGCTTCAAGGCTGAGCTAATGGACCAACTAATCTTCACTCTACAGACCTGTATGTAAATCATCCTCCTTGGACCATTCTTATGTTGGAAGCAATCAAGTCCCTGTTTGGGTCTCATCTATGTTTGggtcaaagttaaaaaaaaaaaaaaaaggctaaactTAAAGGCAAGGTTTGAAATTTTTTGCTTCTTGTAGAGCTGTTATGTTTTAGGTCAGGGGTATAGGGTGACATGAAGAAGTTGGCTCAGTATTTGTGCATGTGTGATGCGTGCcttctcagtcaggtctgacaTTGTGATGCCATAAACTGTAACCCCTcacgctcctctgttcacggaattttccaggcaagaatactggagtgggtcaccatttcctcctctaggggaacttcccaataCAGGAATCTAATCCAGGCCTCTCAGGATTGAAGGagagtctctggcatctccttcattggcaggcagattctttaccactagcgccacctggaaagccctggctCAATATTCACCAAagattaattaaaacatttacctCATCAAAGATATTCTTTCTTGATAATTCCAGGTAATTCTATAGCAAATAGCAGAGAATCCATGACTATGACAGGTTTTACCAAAGGTTTTAATAATTTATGGGTCATTGGATTGCTTTAAGGAAATGACTGATTGAGATTAAACATAAGTCTTGCCTTTCCTATTTGTGTCTTactaacgggcttccctggtggctcagatggttaagtgtCTGACTCCAATGCGGgagccccgggttcaatccctgggtcgggaatatacCCTGCAGGAAGAAGGcaaccagtactcttgcctggagaattctatggacagaggagcctggtgggctacagtccgtgtccaaagagtcgaacacaactgagcgacttcacttcaatcaTAATTAAGGTTTATAAGCAGAAAGTAGGGAGGGTCTATGTGTTGTAGTTATAATTCAACaaattaaatattacatttcCTTCCATGATTTAGAGCtttctatgaaaattaaatatttaccatAATGCTTTACACTAAATCATATGTCTTTTATTGTTTAGGAATATGCAGCAAAATTCCCAACCCTCTTTACGCATGGCAATAGAGATAGGaatttaacttttgtttgtcaTCCAAGGGTCATAACCAAATGTTCCTATCCAgttcagggagcccagtctggtggTCTCTGATTACTGGGAGGaatggaatgaggagaggggacAGAGCctaggaagggaggggatgcatgTATAATCATGGCTGATTAGCatggttgtatggcagaaaccaacacagcattgcaaaaattaaaaaaaaaaatcagaaacaaaaatagtgtgctgtgtatctgtgtgtagtTTAATAA
It encodes the following:
- the LOC133250021 gene encoding olfactory receptor 5D13-like, producing FVHRNQANQSAKVTFILLDFSEYPQLQLPQFLVFLTIYTVTLLGNLGMILIMKSSSRLHTPRYFFLSHLSFIDSCYSTVVTPMLLENLVVEDRTISFTGCLIQFFFVCIFVVTETFLLAVMAYDQFMAVCNPLLYAVVMSQKLCSLWLSALYSWSIACSLIYTYVLSRLSFCGTKFINNFVCEHAAIVAISCSDPYINQEIILVSATFNEVSSLMIIRTSYVFIFITVLRMLSTGGCHKVFSTCASHLTTITIFHGTILFLYCVPNSRSSSLMVKVASVFYTVVIPMLNPVIYSLRNKDVKKSVKKLFNIKLFCDKM